In a single window of the Globicephala melas chromosome 10, mGloMel1.2, whole genome shotgun sequence genome:
- the LUM gene encoding lumican — protein sequence MNLGMFPLLLALIGCASSSYYYEDYDFPLSIYGRSSPNCAPECNCPESYPTAMYCDELKLKSVPMVPVGIKYLYLRNNQIDHIDDKTFENVTDLQWLILDHNLLENSKIKGKVFSKLKQLKKLHINYNNLTESVGPLPKSLVDLQLTNNKISKLGSFDGLVNLTFVHLQHNQLKEDAVSAAFKGLRSLEYLDLSSNQMTKLPSGLPVSLLTLYLDNNKISNIPDEYFKRFNGLQYLRLSHNELADSGIPGNSFNVSSLLELDLSYNKLKNIPTVSENLENYYLEVNELEKFEVKSFCKILGPLSYSKIKHLRLDGNRITQTSLPPDMYECLRVANEITVN from the exons ATGAATCTAGGTATGTTTCCTCTCCTCTTGGCATTAATTGGCTGTGCCAGCAGCAGCTACTACTATGAGGATTATGATTTCCCCCTATCGATTTATGGGAGATCATCACCAAACTGTGCACCAGAATGTAACTGCCCTGAAAGCTACCCAACGGCCATGTACTGCGATGAGCTGAAATTGAAAAGTGTGCCAATGGTGCCTGTTGGAATCAAGTACCTTTACCTTAGGAATAACCAGATTGACCATATTGATGATAAGACCTTTGAAAATGTAACTGATCTGCAGTGGCTCATTCTAGATCATAACCTTCTAGAAAATTCcaagataaaaggaaaagttttctctAAACTGAAGCAACTGAAGAAGCTGCATATAAATTACAACAATCTGACAGAATCTGTGGGCCCACTTCCCAAATCTCTGGTGGACCTGCAGCTCACTAACAACAAGATCTCGAAGCTTGGCTCCTTTGATGGACTGGTTAACCTGACATTTGTCCACCTTCAACACAATCAGCTGAAAGAGGATGCTGTTTCAGCTGCTTTTAAAGGTCTTAGGTCACTTGAATACCTTGACTTGAGCTCCAATCAGATGACCAAATTGCCTTCTGGTCTCCCAGTATCTCTTCTAACTCTCTACTTAGACAACAATAAGATCAGCAACATCCCTGATGAGTATTTCAAGCGTTTTAATGGATTGCAGTATCTGCGTTTGTCTCATAATGAACTGGCTGATAGTGGAATACCTGGAAATTCTTTTAATGTATCATCCTTGCTGGAGCTGGACCTCTCCtataataaacttaaaaacatACCGACTGTCAGTGAAAACCTTGAAAACTATTACCTGGAGGTCAATGAACTTGAAA AGTTTGAAGTAAAGAGCTTCTGTAAGATCCTGGGACCATTATCCTACTCCAAGATCAAACATTTGCGCTTGGATGGCAATCGCATCACCCAAACCAGTCTGCCACCGGATATGTATGAATGTCTACGTGTAGCAAATGAGATCACCGTTAACTGA